From a region of the Seleniivibrio woodruffii genome:
- a CDS encoding PTS sugar transporter subunit IIA yields MELTQLVSEKFIISELRGETKEDVLKEMMNLLAQKGIDAEASLSAIMEREALGSTGVGEQVAIPHAKVSDIEDVAVAVAVKREGIEFSAADGIPVKLLFMLVSPDKQMNRHLKTLARISKLVKLTDFKERILAESLSASDIYAILQQEESRLE; encoded by the coding sequence ATGGAACTGACGCAACTTGTCAGCGAAAAGTTCATCATATCAGAACTTAGGGGCGAAACGAAAGAGGATGTCCTTAAGGAGATGATGAATCTGCTGGCGCAGAAAGGAATAGATGCCGAAGCTTCCCTCTCCGCAATAATGGAGAGGGAGGCCCTCGGCAGCACAGGTGTGGGCGAGCAGGTGGCCATTCCCCATGCCAAGGTATCAGACATCGAAGATGTGGCCGTTGCTGTGGCTGTGAAAAGGGAAGGGATAGAATTTTCAGCGGCTGACGGAATCCCCGTCAAGCTGCTTTTCATGCTTGTCTCGCCCGACAAACAGATGAACAGACACCTTAAAACACTGGCACGCATAAGCAAGCTGGTGAAGCTTACTGACTTTAAAGAGCGGATTCTGGCCGAAAGCCTGTCCGCATCGGATATCTATGCTATACTTCAGCAGGAGGAGTCACGGCTGGAATGA
- the hpf gene encoding ribosome hibernation-promoting factor, HPF/YfiA family, whose amino-acid sequence MQILITAKNIALTDAIRTYAEKKVGRLEKYFDSITEATVVLEVQKNLHIVEVLIAAKGVFMKGLEKSEDLYASIDLATDKIEKQLVKYKEKLKTKKLQDKEFEAPLKLNVFDSASLESIDEDNKLIISKEIPVKPMDVEEAAMQMELLNKAFFVFRNAEDGQISVVYQRDDGNIGLIEA is encoded by the coding sequence ATGCAAATCTTAATCACTGCCAAAAACATCGCTCTAACCGATGCCATCAGAACTTATGCAGAAAAGAAAGTTGGCAGGCTCGAAAAGTACTTCGACAGCATCACGGAAGCTACCGTTGTTCTTGAGGTACAGAAAAACCTTCACATCGTTGAGGTCCTCATAGCCGCCAAAGGCGTGTTTATGAAAGGTCTTGAGAAGTCGGAAGACCTTTATGCGTCCATCGACCTTGCAACTGACAAGATCGAAAAACAGCTTGTAAAGTATAAGGAAAAACTGAAAACCAAAAAACTTCAGGACAAAGAGTTCGAAGCTCCCCTGAAGCTGAACGTTTTCGACTCCGCAAGCCTTGAGAGCATTGATGAGGACAACAAACTCATCATTTCAAAAGAAATTCCCGTTAAACCCATGGACGTTGAAGAAGCGGCCATGCAGATGGAGCTTCTGAACAAGGCTTTCTTTGTGTTCCGTAATGCCGAAGACGGTCAGATATCCGTTGTTTATCAGCGTGACGACGGCAACATCGGACTCATTGAGGCATAA
- the rpoN gene encoding RNA polymerase factor sigma-54, whose product MKGGKLNLEISGKLSQKLHITPQMKQSLSILQMPITELLQELNSYLEDNPVLEESENKENEESSKSSDDDRDEEPVKEDTDGDEIDKIDWEEFYRDNNDITYTPTDEEGYDLEKFVSGEKTIYEHLMYQLKTSGCSGEIGAAAENIIGNLSDEGYFLDEFWEVAQDVDVEESDVEKALLLVQTFDPPGIAARSLKECIHIQLSQFNVEQVYVDFIAELLEKHEKDLIAYRYDEIKSSLGIEDDTFEYMMFLMRKTDPKPGLNFGGRGNQAIKPDVYIVKKENEYDIILNEEGIPALRMNTYYLNLLKNKALDGNTKEYIEEKVKNALWLIKSLNKRQKAIYRVVKVLTEVQTDFLEKGINYLKPLKLKDVADETGLHESTVSRVTSGKYAMTQQGLIELKSFFVKGLDTDTGDMSTQKVKNMIKDIVDSENSDKPFSDQRIVELLNGQGINIARRTVAKYRDELGIPTKSQRKRIRR is encoded by the coding sequence GTGAAAGGCGGAAAGCTCAATCTTGAAATAAGCGGCAAACTATCTCAAAAACTGCACATCACCCCACAGATGAAGCAGTCGCTTTCTATCCTTCAGATGCCGATCACTGAGCTGCTTCAGGAACTGAACAGCTACCTTGAGGACAATCCCGTTCTGGAAGAATCTGAGAACAAAGAGAATGAGGAATCATCAAAATCTTCCGACGACGACCGTGACGAAGAACCTGTTAAAGAGGATACGGACGGCGACGAGATCGATAAGATCGACTGGGAAGAATTTTACCGTGACAACAACGACATAACATATACTCCCACAGACGAGGAGGGCTACGACCTCGAAAAATTCGTTTCGGGTGAAAAGACCATCTACGAACATCTGATGTATCAGCTTAAAACATCCGGATGCTCCGGAGAAATAGGCGCAGCCGCAGAGAACATAATAGGAAACCTTTCCGACGAAGGGTATTTTCTGGATGAGTTCTGGGAAGTGGCGCAGGATGTGGACGTTGAGGAATCCGACGTTGAGAAGGCTCTGCTTCTGGTTCAGACTTTCGATCCTCCCGGCATTGCGGCCAGGAGTCTGAAAGAGTGCATCCATATTCAGCTTTCGCAGTTCAACGTTGAGCAGGTCTATGTGGACTTCATAGCCGAACTGCTTGAGAAACATGAAAAAGACCTCATCGCATACAGATACGATGAGATAAAGTCGTCACTGGGAATTGAGGACGACACGTTCGAATATATGATGTTCCTCATGCGCAAGACAGACCCCAAACCGGGATTAAATTTCGGCGGAAGAGGAAATCAGGCAATTAAACCTGATGTTTATATTGTAAAAAAAGAGAATGAGTACGATATTATACTTAATGAGGAGGGGATACCCGCCCTCAGGATGAATACTTATTATCTGAACCTGCTGAAAAATAAAGCTCTGGACGGCAACACGAAGGAGTATATCGAAGAAAAGGTCAAAAATGCTCTTTGGCTAATCAAAAGTTTAAATAAGCGTCAGAAAGCGATTTATCGTGTCGTTAAAGTTCTGACCGAGGTTCAGACTGATTTCCTCGAAAAAGGCATCAACTATCTGAAACCCCTTAAACTTAAAGATGTTGCCGACGAGACCGGACTGCACGAATCCACAGTGAGCCGTGTTACATCCGGAAAATATGCAATGACCCAGCAGGGACTCATTGAGCTGAAATCCTTCTTTGTGAAGGGGCTGGATACTGATACGGGGGATATGTCCACTCAGAAGGTCAAAAACATGATCAAAGATATCGTGGACAGTGAAAATTCCGACAAACCTTTCAGCGACCAGCGTATTGTTGAACTTTTGAATGGTCAGGGCATAAACATCGCCCGAAGGACCGTTGCCAAATACAGGGACGAACTGGGCATACCGACAAAATCACAACGTAAACGTATCAGGAGGTAA
- the lptB gene encoding LPS export ABC transporter ATP-binding protein — protein sequence MGLKAENLKKVYKKRAVVNGVSISVSKGEIVGLLGPNGAGKTTTFYMIVGLVRPDAGNVFLNDEDITRSSMHRRSLSGIAYLPQEASIFRKMSVYDNIYAALELKYEDKEYMRDRTETLIQEFGLEKVRKSQGYALSGGERRRVEIARCMAGEPDIILLDEPFSGIDPISVSDIQKMVFDLKNKGIGVLITDHNVRETLKITDRAYIIADGSVLTHGNPQEIVKDPQVIDRYLGKDFSL from the coding sequence TTGGGACTTAAAGCTGAAAATCTGAAGAAAGTTTATAAGAAAAGAGCCGTTGTCAACGGCGTCAGTATCTCCGTCAGCAAAGGGGAGATAGTGGGGCTTTTGGGACCTAACGGTGCGGGCAAAACCACCACTTTCTATATGATAGTCGGTCTGGTGCGTCCGGATGCCGGAAACGTCTTTCTCAACGATGAAGATATAACCCGCAGCTCAATGCACAGGCGCAGTCTGAGCGGAATAGCATATCTGCCTCAGGAAGCATCCATCTTCCGCAAAATGTCTGTCTATGACAACATTTATGCGGCTCTTGAGCTTAAATACGAAGATAAGGAATACATGCGAGACCGTACCGAGACCCTGATTCAGGAATTCGGCCTCGAAAAGGTCAGAAAGTCTCAGGGTTATGCGCTTTCAGGCGGCGAGCGTCGCCGTGTTGAAATCGCCAGATGCATGGCGGGTGAGCCGGATATAATTCTTCTGGATGAACCTTTTTCAGGAATCGATCCCATCTCGGTCAGCGATATTCAGAAGATGGTTTTCGACCTCAAAAACAAAGGAATAGGCGTTCTTATAACGGATCACAACGTTCGTGAGACCCTGAAAATAACTGACAGAGCATACATTATAGCCGACGGAAGCGTGCTGACCCACGGAAATCCGCAGGAGATAGTAAAGGATCCGCAGGTCATCGACAGATACCTTGGCAAGGACTTCTCATTGTGA
- the lptA gene encoding lipopolysaccharide transport periplasmic protein LptA, whose translation MFRSLITNSLVVLLLATALTASAAEGVVKPGLGKKPIKILSDYMKYTGSDNTSRFSGNVVVTDGEMRVSADNMDVTFDKSNNVKEINAQGNVKIEKEGLLALSDRAKLFAAEEMAVLSSNVRVWQGDNYLEGEKVTLYNENNRIFVDRGTNNRVKIIIAPKEAKK comes from the coding sequence ATGTTCAGGTCACTTATTACAAATAGCCTTGTGGTTCTGCTTCTGGCAACAGCTCTCACCGCCTCTGCGGCAGAGGGGGTTGTTAAACCCGGACTGGGTAAAAAACCTATAAAGATTTTGTCCGACTATATGAAATATACGGGCAGCGACAATACATCCAGATTTTCAGGCAACGTTGTGGTCACAGACGGCGAGATGCGTGTTTCAGCCGACAACATGGACGTTACTTTTGACAAAAGCAATAATGTCAAAGAGATAAACGCTCAGGGCAACGTTAAGATAGAAAAGGAAGGGCTGCTGGCTCTTTCGGACAGGGCAAAGTTGTTCGCCGCTGAAGAGATGGCTGTGCTCAGCAGCAACGTAAGAGTCTGGCAGGGCGATAATTATCTTGAGGGTGAGAAGGTTACACTCTATAATGAGAACAACAGGATATTTGTCGACCGCGGAACGAACAACAGGGTCAAAATCATCATAGCACCGAAAGAGGCGAAGAAGTAA